A genomic stretch from Sinorhizobium terangae includes:
- a CDS encoding globin-coupled sensor protein: protein MKQDASSEQARKGQAGSLLERLRFAGLDEDGCALLRHHRQALSPRIDLALRDLFQRFQTYPEAARHFDSDRQLDRLHDLQSSHWNVLTDARFDGLYAERVKVLADTEGRMGLDPRWQVAGHAVVLEHLLTGLIEDAWPNSLLPFGKARKKELCALVAALVRTTFVDTEIAVSLRFNALRQQHQRQLAEQRRDDETEVSDLFANFLQALGDGDLAVRLPEDASDAYQPIVTRLNASLDQIQAALQSADERSVAAEAMVSQLHARAAEFSGKAGGEAEALSRQAATLGGMTERVQAGSARIGETEAKANATRIAVERSGEIAGQAISAMADIEASAEKIGQIIGVIDEIAFQTNLLALNAGIEAARAGESGRGFAVVAQEVRALAQRSGEAAREIKQLVTGTKAQVEAGVERVARTQDAISSIVEQVISINAAVSGIARDAEDQVSDLRAATSEIGGISLAMQQSAALAESAASSSDDLHGVIEELSRTIRRFRFERHQAARAAATRSPALPRAPQCAAAPAGEDDASALFDNDAVSERQAARRHH from the coding sequence GTGAAGCAGGACGCGTCGTCAGAACAGGCAAGGAAGGGCCAAGCGGGAAGCTTGCTTGAGCGCCTGCGTTTTGCCGGGCTCGACGAAGACGGCTGCGCGCTTCTGCGCCACCATCGGCAGGCCCTTTCGCCGCGCATCGACCTTGCGCTTCGCGATCTCTTTCAAAGGTTCCAGACCTATCCGGAGGCCGCCCGCCATTTCGACAGCGACCGCCAGCTCGATCGCCTGCACGATTTGCAGTCGTCGCATTGGAACGTGCTGACCGATGCCCGTTTCGACGGGCTTTATGCAGAGCGCGTGAAAGTGCTTGCCGATACGGAAGGCCGGATGGGGCTCGACCCGCGCTGGCAGGTCGCCGGCCATGCGGTAGTGCTGGAGCATTTGCTGACCGGTCTTATCGAGGACGCGTGGCCCAACTCACTGCTTCCCTTCGGCAAGGCGCGCAAGAAGGAACTCTGCGCCCTTGTCGCTGCGCTCGTGCGCACCACCTTCGTCGACACGGAGATTGCGGTGTCGCTGCGTTTCAATGCGCTGAGGCAGCAGCATCAGCGGCAGCTCGCCGAACAGCGCCGGGACGACGAGACGGAAGTCAGCGATCTTTTCGCAAACTTTCTGCAGGCTCTCGGAGACGGCGACCTTGCTGTCCGCCTGCCGGAAGACGCTTCGGATGCATATCAACCGATCGTCACACGCCTTAATGCCTCCCTCGATCAGATTCAGGCTGCCCTGCAATCCGCGGACGAGCGTAGCGTAGCGGCAGAAGCGATGGTCTCGCAGCTGCACGCCCGCGCGGCTGAATTCTCTGGCAAGGCTGGAGGCGAAGCCGAGGCACTTTCGCGTCAGGCGGCAACGCTTGGCGGCATGACCGAACGTGTGCAAGCCGGATCGGCGCGCATCGGTGAAACCGAGGCGAAAGCGAACGCGACGCGCATTGCCGTCGAGCGCAGCGGTGAGATTGCCGGCCAGGCGATTTCCGCGATGGCCGACATCGAGGCATCGGCCGAAAAAATCGGTCAGATCATCGGCGTGATCGACGAGATTGCCTTCCAGACCAATCTTCTGGCTCTCAACGCCGGCATCGAGGCCGCGCGCGCCGGCGAGAGCGGCCGCGGCTTCGCGGTGGTCGCCCAGGAGGTCCGCGCACTTGCGCAGCGTTCCGGCGAGGCGGCGCGTGAGATCAAGCAGCTTGTTACCGGAACCAAGGCACAGGTCGAGGCCGGCGTCGAGAGGGTCGCTCGGACCCAGGACGCGATCAGCAGCATTGTCGAGCAGGTGATTTCCATCAACGCGGCCGTTTCGGGCATCGCCCGCGATGCCGAAGATCAGGTGAGCGATCTTCGTGCCGCGACGTCAGAAATCGGCGGCATCTCGCTAGCAATGCAGCAAAGCGCGGCGCTGGCGGAAAGCGCGGCGAGTTCATCGGACGACCTTCATGGAGTGATCGAAGAGCTCAGCCGGACCATCCGCAGGTTCCGTTTCGAACGGCATCAGGCGGCGCGTGCCGCGGCGACGCGCAGCCCGGCGCTGCCGCGCGCACCGCAGTGCGCGGCAGCGCCGGCCGGCGAGGACGACGCGTCCGCTCTCTTCGACAACGATGCTGTCTCGGAGCGACAAGCTGCGCGGCGGCATCATTAG
- a CDS encoding STAS domain-containing protein, which translates to MASKKTAQKTLRLAPVLDLNEATALHEKLLALKGSAVAIDASAVERIGALCVQVLIAGARNWEEQQLSFTFAKVSDAFVKTTQLIGVDIDPLMAKEI; encoded by the coding sequence ATGGCCAGCAAGAAGACCGCTCAGAAGACGCTCAGGCTCGCTCCTGTGCTCGATCTGAATGAGGCGACGGCCCTGCATGAAAAGCTGCTGGCGCTGAAAGGCAGCGCGGTCGCCATCGACGCCTCCGCCGTCGAGCGGATCGGTGCGCTCTGCGTTCAGGTGCTGATCGCGGGTGCAAGAAATTGGGAAGAGCAGCAGCTGTCTTTCACCTTTGCGAAGGTGTCGGACGCCTTCGTTAAAACGACACAGCTCATCGGCGTGGACATCGATCCCCTGATGGCAAAGGAGATTTGA
- a CDS encoding response regulator, which translates to MKKRVLTVDDSRTIRNMLLVTLNNAGFETIQAEDGVEGLEVLEEANPDVIVTDINMPRLDGFGFIEGVRKNDRYRAVPILVLTTESDAEKKNRARQAGATGWIVKPFDPTKLIDAIERVTA; encoded by the coding sequence ATGAAGAAGAGAGTTCTGACTGTCGACGACTCCCGGACCATCCGGAACATGCTTCTCGTCACGCTCAACAATGCCGGATTCGAAACGATCCAGGCCGAGGACGGCGTCGAAGGTCTAGAGGTGCTCGAGGAAGCCAATCCGGACGTTATCGTAACGGACATCAACATGCCGCGCCTCGACGGCTTCGGTTTCATAGAGGGCGTGCGCAAGAACGACCGTTACCGCGCCGTACCGATCCTCGTGCTGACCACGGAGAGCGACGCCGAAAAGAAGAACCGTGCACGGCAGGCAGGCGCCACCGGCTGGATCGTCAAACCGTTCGACCCGACCAAGCTGATCGATGCAATCGAGCGCGTAACGGCCTGA